One window of Acropora palmata chromosome 1, jaAcrPala1.3, whole genome shotgun sequence genomic DNA carries:
- the LOC141858919 gene encoding uncharacterized protein LOC141858919 isoform X2 — protein sequence MKRGSIERNEHEQPAGLDESVSFKPGTLSEEDVLVIAHELGPSWKMFGRVLKVPNSEINRIEVNESDVTEKCYCVLRRWQDRYPYDATYHCLAHALQHPVVGREDLAAKYCVLQLGTSSEPEITAQAIEVREPKGNKEFTARTSSPSHIIEWMPKVYQKREGVIVPVPWCEEFSFHIKDIFTRLRMVEKEKTRGIVTSKAVTSMTSIFRPHDGCEQPVIVLIEGDPGMGKTTYCQKLVYDWASKQSREWDESFPRIDVLLLLRCREIKSGNLWDAIEDQILPKRIEPEARKMFFQFLKENPSKVLLVLDGLDEADPQKLEMYLELVQKKELPGCYIVLTSRQEGGSRVRRYTDTLLEIVGFTPTDAESYIRKYFKQDKAHLAEELISKFPLHVELKELTQNPLNTLLLCVIFEDLEGVLPDNRTQLYMEIILFILRRYESKEGLSNRGKDLLLVYKKELMILGRTALDSLRKRELYFDDHKGDIKESLLMKFGFLSIQSGVSKRAPCDRYGFFHKSFQEFFSGYYLAFSIIDDVANSQSVLTDDRYMFGLSEVFKFMSAIIGKESVETAVSVVKRIASILNNETGLTFEKLFLYLRVAVRFIIECKTFSGDLDTKLACTFGESLELVNVVLHLPRLMRVWYIGTFFKALAVNSTVRNLELFGETEGINSSIGAEDINLLTKALRVNTSLCSLNLSKTSIGDEGATSLAQALRVNTSLSSLNLSFNSIGTKGANSLAQVLRVNTSLSSFNLSHNPIGDEGANSLAQALRVNTSLSSFNLSYNTICNEGANSLAQALRVNTSLSSFNLSYTTICTEGANSLAQALRLNTSLSSFNLSHNSIDDEGANSLAEALRVNTSLSSFNLSDNSIGAEGANSLAQALRVNTSLSSFNLSYNSIGDEGANSLAQALRVNTSLSSFKLSYNSVGDEGANSLAQALRVNTSLSSFNLSGNSIGDEGANSLAQALRVNTSLSSLDLSGKSIGDEGANSLAQALRINTSLSSLVLSGNSIGAEGANSLAQALRLNTSLSSLNLSHNSIDDEGANSLAQALRVNTSLSSFNLSYNTICNEGANSLAQALRVNTSLSSFNLSYTTICTEGANSLAQALRLNTSLSSFNLSHNSIDDEGANSLAEALRVNTSLSSFNLSDNSIGAEGANSLAQALRVNTSLSSFNLSYNSIGDEGANSLAQALRVNTSLSSFKLSYNSVGDEGANSLAQALRVNTSLSSFNLSGNSIGDEGANSLAQALRVNTSLSSLDLSGKSIGDEGANSLAQALRINTSLSSLVLSGNSIGAEGANSLAQALRLNTSLSSLNLSHNSIDDEGANSLAEALRVNTSLSSFNLSGNSIGAEGANSLAQALRLNTSLSSFNLSHNSIVDEGANSLAQALRVNTSLSSLDLSCKSIGTEGANSFAQALRVNTSLSSFNLSYNCIGDEGANSVARALRISTRISYFNLSYNFIRDEGSNSLA from the exons GAACTTCCTCTGAGCCTGAGATCACAGCACAGGCAATAGAAGTAAGGGAGCCCAAGGGGAACAAGGAATTTACAG CTCGTACTTCGTCCCCAAGCCACATCATAGAATGGATGCCAAAAGTTTACCAGAAGCGTGAAGGGGTCATTGTGCCAGTGCCTTGGTGTGAAGAGTTCAGCTTTCACATAAAGGACATTTTCACCAGACTTAGAATggttgaaaaggaaaagacacGCGGAATAGTGACCTCAAAAGCAGTCACCAGCATGACAAGTATCTTTAGACCACACGACGGTTGCGAACAACCAGTGATTGTGTTGATTGAAGGCGACCCCGGCATGGGAAAGACTACCTATTGCCAAAAACTGGTATATGATTGGGCAAGCAAACAATCTCGCGAATGGGACGAGTCGTTTCCTAGAATTGATGTGCTCCTGCTCCTCAGATGTCGTGAAATCAAATCTGGTAACCTTTGGGACGCTATTGAAGATCAAATTCTGCCAAAAAGAATTGAACCGGAggcaagaaaaatgttttttcaattcttgaaagaaaatccgTCCAAGGTGTTGCTTGTGCTCGATGGGTTAGATGAGGCAGACCCACAAAAACTCGAAATGTACTTGGAACTTGTTCAAAAGAAGGAGCTTCCTGGCTGTTACATTGTTCTCACATCTCGCCAGGAAGGAGGGAGTAGAGTGAGGCGGTACACTGATACATTGTTAGAGATTGTGGGATTCACACCGACTGATGCGGAGAGTTACATTAGAAAGTATTTTAAACAAGACAAAGCACACTTGGCAGAGGaacttatttcaaaatttccgttGCATGTGGAATTAAAGGAACTAACACAAAACCCATTAAACACTCTTCTGTTGTGTGTTATCTTTGAGGACTTAGAGGGAGTTCTACCAGACAACAGGACGCAGCTTTACATGGAGATCATTCTCTTTATTTTGAGACGTTATGAAAGCAAGGAAGGCTTATCAAATAGAGGTAAAGACCTATTATTAGTTTACAAGAAGGAACTAATGATCCTAGGAAGAACTGCGCTAGATTCTCTGCGTAAACGAGAGCTGTATTTCGATGACCACAAAGGGGATATCAAGGAAAGTTTGTTGATGAAGTTTGGGTTTCTCTCCATCCAGTCTGGTGTTAGCAAGAGAGCTCCTTGTGACCGTTACGGATTTTTTCACAAGAGTtttcaagaattcttttctgGTTACTACCTTGCCTTTTCTATTATTGATGATGTTGCGAACTCTCAGTCAGTGCTGACCGATGATCGATACATGTTTGGACTATCTGAAGTTTTTAAGTTCATGAGTGCAATAATAGGCAAGGAATCCGTAGAAACTGCAGTGTCAGTTGTAAAACGTATTGCttcaattttaaataatgagACAGGCCtaacttttgaaaaactctttttgtACTTAAGGGTTGCTGTTCGCTTTATTATCGAATGCAAAACTTTTTCAGGAGACCTTGACACAAAACTTGCTTGTACCTTTGGCGAAAGTCTAGAGTTGGTTAACGTGGTTTTGCACTTGCCCAGGCTTATGAGAGTGTGGTATATTGGGACGTTTTTCAAGGCCCTCGCCGTTAATTCCACCGTGAGAAACTTGGAGTTGTTTGGGGAGACTGAGGGTATCAATTCCTCCATTGGTGCTGAGGATATCAATCTGCTTACCAAGGCCCTTAGAGTAAATACGTCTCTTTGTTCTTTGAATTTGTCTAAGACCTCCATTGGTGATGAAGGAGCAACCTCACTTGCTCAGGCactcagagtaaacacctctctttcttctttgaatttgagtTTTAATTCCATTGGTACcaagggagcaaattcacttgctcaggtcctcagagtaaacacctctctttcatCTTTTAATTTGTCTCACAACCCcattggtgatgagggagcaaattcacttgctcaggccctcagagtaaacacctctctttcatCTTTTAATTTGTCTTACAACACCATTTGtaatgagggagcaaattcacttgctcaggccctcagagtaaatACCTCTCTTTCATCTTTTAATTTGTCTTACACCACTATTTGTactgagggagcaaattcacttgctcaggccctcagacTGAATACCTCTCTTTCATCTTTTAATTTGTCTCACAACTCCATTGATGacgagggagcaaattcacttgctgaggccctcagagtaaacacctctctttcttcttttaatttgtctgACAACTCCATTGGtgctgagggagcaaattcacttgctcaggccctcagagtaaatacctctctttcatcttttaatttgtcttacaactccattggtgatgagggagcaaattcacttgctcaggccctcagagtaaacacctctctttcatCTTTTAAGTTGTCTTACAACTCCGttggtgatgagggagcaaattcacttgctcaggccctcagagtaaacacctctctttcatCTTTTAATTTGTCTGGCAACTCcattggtgatgagggagcaaattcacttgctcaggccctcagagtaaacacctctctttcttctttggatttgtctGGCAAATCcattggtgatgagggagcaaattcacttgctcaggccctcagaataaacacctctctttcttctttggtttTGTCTGGCAACTCCATTGGTGcggagggagcaaattcacttgctcaggccctcagacTGAATACCTCTCTTTCATCTTTGAATTTGTCTCACAACTCCATTGATGacgagggagcaaattcacttgctcaggccctcagagtaaacacctctctttcatCTTTTAATTTGTCTTACAACACCATTTGtaatgagggagcaaattcacttgctcaggccctcagagtaaatACCTCTCTTTCATCTTTTAATTTGTCTTACACCACTATTTGTactgagggagcaaattcacttgctcaggccctcagacTGAATACCTCTCTTTCATCTTTTAATTTGTCTCACAACTCCATTGATGacgagggagcaaattcacttgctgaggccctcagagtaaacacctctctttcttcttttaatttgtctgACAACTCCATTGGtgctgagggagcaaattcacttgctcaggccctcagagtaaatacctctctttcatcttttaatttgtcttacaactccattggtgatgagggagcaaattcacttgctcaggccctcagagtaaacacctctctttcatCTTTTAAGTTGTCTTACAACTCCGttggtgatgagggagcaaattcacttgctcaggccctcagagtaaacacctctctttcatCTTTTAATTTGTCTGGCAACTCcattggtgatgagggagcaaattcacttgctcaggccctcagagtaaacacctctctttcttctttggatttgtctGGCAAATCcattggtgatgagggagcaaattcacttgctcaggccctcagaataaacacctctctttcttctttggtttTGTCTGGCAACTCCATTGGTGcggagggagcaaattcacttgctcaggccctcagacTGAATACCTCTCTTTCATCTTTGAATTTGTCTCACAACTCCATTGATGacgagggagcaaattcacttgctgaggccctcagagtaaacacctctctttcttcttttaatttgtctgGCAACTCCATTGGtgctgagggagcaaattcacttgctcaggccctcagacTGAATACCTCTCTTTCATCTTTTAATTTGTCTCACAACTCCATTGTtgatgagggagcaaattcacttgctcaggccctcagagtaaacacctctctttcttcatTGGATTTGAGTTGTAAGTCCATTGGTACTGAAGGAGCAAATTCAtttgctcaggccctcagagtaaatACCTCTCTTTCATCTTTTAATTTGTCTTACAACTGcattggtgatgagggagcaaattcagtTGCTCGGGCCCTCAGAATAAGTACCcgtatttcatattttaatttgtcttaCAACTTCATTCGTGATGAGGGATCAAATTCACTTGCCTAG
- the LOC141858919 gene encoding uncharacterized protein LOC141858919 isoform X1 — protein sequence MKRGSIERNEHEQPAGFSRCFPLKRKRGSIERNEHEQPAGLDESVSFKPGTLSEEDVLVIAHELGPSWKMFGRVLKVPNSEINRIEVNESDVTEKCYCVLRRWQDRYPYDATYHCLAHALQHPVVGREDLAAKYCVLQLGTSSEPEITAQAIEVREPKGNKEFTARTSSPSHIIEWMPKVYQKREGVIVPVPWCEEFSFHIKDIFTRLRMVEKEKTRGIVTSKAVTSMTSIFRPHDGCEQPVIVLIEGDPGMGKTTYCQKLVYDWASKQSREWDESFPRIDVLLLLRCREIKSGNLWDAIEDQILPKRIEPEARKMFFQFLKENPSKVLLVLDGLDEADPQKLEMYLELVQKKELPGCYIVLTSRQEGGSRVRRYTDTLLEIVGFTPTDAESYIRKYFKQDKAHLAEELISKFPLHVELKELTQNPLNTLLLCVIFEDLEGVLPDNRTQLYMEIILFILRRYESKEGLSNRGKDLLLVYKKELMILGRTALDSLRKRELYFDDHKGDIKESLLMKFGFLSIQSGVSKRAPCDRYGFFHKSFQEFFSGYYLAFSIIDDVANSQSVLTDDRYMFGLSEVFKFMSAIIGKESVETAVSVVKRIASILNNETGLTFEKLFLYLRVAVRFIIECKTFSGDLDTKLACTFGESLELVNVVLHLPRLMRVWYIGTFFKALAVNSTVRNLELFGETEGINSSIGAEDINLLTKALRVNTSLCSLNLSKTSIGDEGATSLAQALRVNTSLSSLNLSFNSIGTKGANSLAQVLRVNTSLSSFNLSHNPIGDEGANSLAQALRVNTSLSSFNLSYNTICNEGANSLAQALRVNTSLSSFNLSYTTICTEGANSLAQALRLNTSLSSFNLSHNSIDDEGANSLAEALRVNTSLSSFNLSDNSIGAEGANSLAQALRVNTSLSSFNLSYNSIGDEGANSLAQALRVNTSLSSFKLSYNSVGDEGANSLAQALRVNTSLSSFNLSGNSIGDEGANSLAQALRVNTSLSSLDLSGKSIGDEGANSLAQALRINTSLSSLVLSGNSIGAEGANSLAQALRLNTSLSSLNLSHNSIDDEGANSLAQALRVNTSLSSFNLSYNTICNEGANSLAQALRVNTSLSSFNLSYTTICTEGANSLAQALRLNTSLSSFNLSHNSIDDEGANSLAEALRVNTSLSSFNLSDNSIGAEGANSLAQALRVNTSLSSFNLSYNSIGDEGANSLAQALRVNTSLSSFKLSYNSVGDEGANSLAQALRVNTSLSSFNLSGNSIGDEGANSLAQALRVNTSLSSLDLSGKSIGDEGANSLAQALRINTSLSSLVLSGNSIGAEGANSLAQALRLNTSLSSLNLSHNSIDDEGANSLAEALRVNTSLSSFNLSGNSIGAEGANSLAQALRLNTSLSSFNLSHNSIVDEGANSLAQALRVNTSLSSLDLSCKSIGTEGANSFAQALRVNTSLSSFNLSYNCIGDEGANSVARALRISTRISYFNLSYNFIRDEGSNSLA from the exons GAACTTCCTCTGAGCCTGAGATCACAGCACAGGCAATAGAAGTAAGGGAGCCCAAGGGGAACAAGGAATTTACAG CTCGTACTTCGTCCCCAAGCCACATCATAGAATGGATGCCAAAAGTTTACCAGAAGCGTGAAGGGGTCATTGTGCCAGTGCCTTGGTGTGAAGAGTTCAGCTTTCACATAAAGGACATTTTCACCAGACTTAGAATggttgaaaaggaaaagacacGCGGAATAGTGACCTCAAAAGCAGTCACCAGCATGACAAGTATCTTTAGACCACACGACGGTTGCGAACAACCAGTGATTGTGTTGATTGAAGGCGACCCCGGCATGGGAAAGACTACCTATTGCCAAAAACTGGTATATGATTGGGCAAGCAAACAATCTCGCGAATGGGACGAGTCGTTTCCTAGAATTGATGTGCTCCTGCTCCTCAGATGTCGTGAAATCAAATCTGGTAACCTTTGGGACGCTATTGAAGATCAAATTCTGCCAAAAAGAATTGAACCGGAggcaagaaaaatgttttttcaattcttgaaagaaaatccgTCCAAGGTGTTGCTTGTGCTCGATGGGTTAGATGAGGCAGACCCACAAAAACTCGAAATGTACTTGGAACTTGTTCAAAAGAAGGAGCTTCCTGGCTGTTACATTGTTCTCACATCTCGCCAGGAAGGAGGGAGTAGAGTGAGGCGGTACACTGATACATTGTTAGAGATTGTGGGATTCACACCGACTGATGCGGAGAGTTACATTAGAAAGTATTTTAAACAAGACAAAGCACACTTGGCAGAGGaacttatttcaaaatttccgttGCATGTGGAATTAAAGGAACTAACACAAAACCCATTAAACACTCTTCTGTTGTGTGTTATCTTTGAGGACTTAGAGGGAGTTCTACCAGACAACAGGACGCAGCTTTACATGGAGATCATTCTCTTTATTTTGAGACGTTATGAAAGCAAGGAAGGCTTATCAAATAGAGGTAAAGACCTATTATTAGTTTACAAGAAGGAACTAATGATCCTAGGAAGAACTGCGCTAGATTCTCTGCGTAAACGAGAGCTGTATTTCGATGACCACAAAGGGGATATCAAGGAAAGTTTGTTGATGAAGTTTGGGTTTCTCTCCATCCAGTCTGGTGTTAGCAAGAGAGCTCCTTGTGACCGTTACGGATTTTTTCACAAGAGTtttcaagaattcttttctgGTTACTACCTTGCCTTTTCTATTATTGATGATGTTGCGAACTCTCAGTCAGTGCTGACCGATGATCGATACATGTTTGGACTATCTGAAGTTTTTAAGTTCATGAGTGCAATAATAGGCAAGGAATCCGTAGAAACTGCAGTGTCAGTTGTAAAACGTATTGCttcaattttaaataatgagACAGGCCtaacttttgaaaaactctttttgtACTTAAGGGTTGCTGTTCGCTTTATTATCGAATGCAAAACTTTTTCAGGAGACCTTGACACAAAACTTGCTTGTACCTTTGGCGAAAGTCTAGAGTTGGTTAACGTGGTTTTGCACTTGCCCAGGCTTATGAGAGTGTGGTATATTGGGACGTTTTTCAAGGCCCTCGCCGTTAATTCCACCGTGAGAAACTTGGAGTTGTTTGGGGAGACTGAGGGTATCAATTCCTCCATTGGTGCTGAGGATATCAATCTGCTTACCAAGGCCCTTAGAGTAAATACGTCTCTTTGTTCTTTGAATTTGTCTAAGACCTCCATTGGTGATGAAGGAGCAACCTCACTTGCTCAGGCactcagagtaaacacctctctttcttctttgaatttgagtTTTAATTCCATTGGTACcaagggagcaaattcacttgctcaggtcctcagagtaaacacctctctttcatCTTTTAATTTGTCTCACAACCCcattggtgatgagggagcaaattcacttgctcaggccctcagagtaaacacctctctttcatCTTTTAATTTGTCTTACAACACCATTTGtaatgagggagcaaattcacttgctcaggccctcagagtaaatACCTCTCTTTCATCTTTTAATTTGTCTTACACCACTATTTGTactgagggagcaaattcacttgctcaggccctcagacTGAATACCTCTCTTTCATCTTTTAATTTGTCTCACAACTCCATTGATGacgagggagcaaattcacttgctgaggccctcagagtaaacacctctctttcttcttttaatttgtctgACAACTCCATTGGtgctgagggagcaaattcacttgctcaggccctcagagtaaatacctctctttcatcttttaatttgtcttacaactccattggtgatgagggagcaaattcacttgctcaggccctcagagtaaacacctctctttcatCTTTTAAGTTGTCTTACAACTCCGttggtgatgagggagcaaattcacttgctcaggccctcagagtaaacacctctctttcatCTTTTAATTTGTCTGGCAACTCcattggtgatgagggagcaaattcacttgctcaggccctcagagtaaacacctctctttcttctttggatttgtctGGCAAATCcattggtgatgagggagcaaattcacttgctcaggccctcagaataaacacctctctttcttctttggtttTGTCTGGCAACTCCATTGGTGcggagggagcaaattcacttgctcaggccctcagacTGAATACCTCTCTTTCATCTTTGAATTTGTCTCACAACTCCATTGATGacgagggagcaaattcacttgctcaggccctcagagtaaacacctctctttcatCTTTTAATTTGTCTTACAACACCATTTGtaatgagggagcaaattcacttgctcaggccctcagagtaaatACCTCTCTTTCATCTTTTAATTTGTCTTACACCACTATTTGTactgagggagcaaattcacttgctcaggccctcagacTGAATACCTCTCTTTCATCTTTTAATTTGTCTCACAACTCCATTGATGacgagggagcaaattcacttgctgaggccctcagagtaaacacctctctttcttcttttaatttgtctgACAACTCCATTGGtgctgagggagcaaattcacttgctcaggccctcagagtaaatacctctctttcatcttttaatttgtcttacaactccattggtgatgagggagcaaattcacttgctcaggccctcagagtaaacacctctctttcatCTTTTAAGTTGTCTTACAACTCCGttggtgatgagggagcaaattcacttgctcaggccctcagagtaaacacctctctttcatCTTTTAATTTGTCTGGCAACTCcattggtgatgagggagcaaattcacttgctcaggccctcagagtaaacacctctctttcttctttggatttgtctGGCAAATCcattggtgatgagggagcaaattcacttgctcaggccctcagaataaacacctctctttcttctttggtttTGTCTGGCAACTCCATTGGTGcggagggagcaaattcacttgctcaggccctcagacTGAATACCTCTCTTTCATCTTTGAATTTGTCTCACAACTCCATTGATGacgagggagcaaattcacttgctgaggccctcagagtaaacacctctctttcttcttttaatttgtctgGCAACTCCATTGGtgctgagggagcaaattcacttgctcaggccctcagacTGAATACCTCTCTTTCATCTTTTAATTTGTCTCACAACTCCATTGTtgatgagggagcaaattcacttgctcaggccctcagagtaaacacctctctttcttcatTGGATTTGAGTTGTAAGTCCATTGGTACTGAAGGAGCAAATTCAtttgctcaggccctcagagtaaatACCTCTCTTTCATCTTTTAATTTGTCTTACAACTGcattggtgatgagggagcaaattcagtTGCTCGGGCCCTCAGAATAAGTACCcgtatttcatattttaatttgtcttaCAACTTCATTCGTGATGAGGGATCAAATTCACTTGCCTAG